The DNA segment CCGTAGAGGATGTCGACGTCCTTCGCGTCGCCGGTCACCTCGTAGTGCACCTTCGCGACTCTGTTGATTTCCGCGTCGACCTCGTCGACGGCTTGCTTGAACGCGACGGCCCAGATCACGCAGACGGCGAGCCCCAGTACCGACAACACGAGCCCCGCGATCGAGAGTGCCTTGTTGGTCGCCTTTCCGTTGAGTGCTCTGAACAGGCCGATCGCGGAGAACACGGCACCGAGGATCACCAGCGGCCAGGCGACGACGCCGATGAACGGAACCGGCGAGAACACCAGACCGACGAGGCCGAGTACGAACCCGGTCGTGCCGAGGCCGTTGCTCGGCTGCCGCGCCTGGGTCTGCACGGGCGGGTGCGGTGCGTGCTGGGTCACGGGTGTGTCCTTTCGGGAATGCGGGAGAAGACAAACGCAAGGACGGATACAAGCAGCGGACGGCGCTCCACCGCGTCGTTCGTGAGGCCATGGCGACTACGACGAAAGTCGTCACTTCCGCCCGCCCGGCCGAGCCGATCCGCTGATGCCGGGGCGGTGGCGGGCAACCGTAAGCTCCAGCACATGAAACGCCGCGCACGGGACGTGCTGAGCACCGTGATCGCCGTCGCGGCGAGTCTGGTCAGCAGCATGTACGTCGCCGGAGCCGAGGACTACGTGCCGGGCACCGGGGTGGTCGCGTTCACCTGGTGGTCGGGACTGAGCTTGCTCACGGCGGCCGGTGCGGCCGTGCTGCTGTGCTGGCGGCACACGCTGCCGGAGATCGTCACCGCCGTCGCGGTCGCTCCGCCGCTGCTGCTCGGTGCCGACTCGCTCGCCGCGCTGATCGCGCTGGCGGCGCTCGCGGCGAGCAGGAGGGACTGGGTGCTCTGGGTGGGCGGGGTGCTCGTGTTCACGGCCACCGCGCTCGCGGTCGGCAGGGATCTCGGCAGGCATCCGGACGTCACCATCGCCGGAGAACTGGCCGATCTGGACGGCACGAACGGCACACTGGTCTGGACGGTCGTCCTCGCGGCCGTGCTGACCGCCGTCGCCCTGCTGACCGGAGCCACCAGGGGGGTGCGCGGGGATTTGCGGCGCAAGGAAGCCGAGGAACAGCGGTTGCGGGCGGAGATGACCCGCAGGGCCGAACGCACCAGGATCGCGAGAGAAATGCACGACGTGCTCGGCCACCGGCTTTCCCTGCTGTCGTTGCAGGCCGGCGCGCTGGAGGTCGGCGGGCACGCCGATCCGGAGAAAGCCGCCGAGACCGCGCGCACGGTGCGCGGCACCGCGCGGCAGTCCCTTGAGGACCTTCGTCAGGTCATCGGCGTACTCAGGGACGGAAAGGGGTTCGCCGAACGCGAGGGTGACCGGGAACCGGCCGAGCGGGCCCTGCCCGGTCTGGCCGACATTCCGGAACTGGTGGCCAATTCGCGGCGCTCGGGGCTCACGATCAACGTGACCGTGCTGATCGACGTGTGATGTCCAGGGAGGTTGTGTGATCGGGTACGGCGAGTCGTAGATGGGCGAAGGCCTCCCCGATGTGGAGTGGAGCTGTCTAGGAACCTCTCCACGAGGAGGCCTTCATGGCTCACGCTAACGCGGCTTTGACCCCGAGACACCGTCTTCGTTTGGCGCGGCTGATCGTGGAGGAGGGTTGGCCACCGTCGAGGGCTGCTGAGTTCTTCCATGTCTCGTGGCGCACGGCTGCGAAGTGGGCCCAGCGCTATCGCGAGGAGGGCCTGGCGGGGATGGTCGATCGGTCTTCGGCTCGGCGGACGCAGGCGGCCAAGACGCCCCAGCCGGCGGTGCGCAAGATCGTGCATCTGCGCTGGAAACAGCGGCTCGGACCGGTGCAGATCGGCTCGAAGTTGGGGATGCCGGCCTCGACCGTGCATGCGGTGCTGGTGCGCTGCGGGCTCAACCGGCTCTCCCACATCGACCGCGTCACCGGTGAACCCGCGCGACGTTACGAGCGGTCCCGGCCTGGTGAGTTGATCCATGTCGACGTCACCAAGTTCGGCAACGTTCCCGACGGTGGTGGCTGGCGGTTCGTCGGTGTTCAGCAGGGCTACCGCAACTCTGCCGCGACCTCACGGCGCACCGGCCGACATGGCGGCAACTATCGGCCTGCGGTCGGGACCTGCTTCGTGCATACCGTGATCGACGACTACTCGCGCGTGGCCTACGCCGAGTGCCATAACGACGAGACGGCTGCGACCGCCGCCGCGGTCCTGCACCGGGCAGTGGCCTGGTTCGCCGATCGCGGCATCATCGTCGAGCGCGTGCTGTCCGACAACGGAAGCGCCTACAAGTCGTTCCTATGGCGTGACACCTGCCAAGAACTCGGCATCACCATGAAGAAAACCCGACCCTATCGGCCACAAACCAACGGGAAGATCGAGAGACTCCACCGCACAATGTCGGATGGCTGGGCCTACAAGAAGCTCTACTCCTCAGAAGACGCCCGCCGCAACGCACTGGCAGGATGGCTGCACC comes from the Prauserella marina genome and includes:
- a CDS encoding DUF4190 domain-containing protein yields the protein MTQHAPHPPVQTQARQPSNGLGTTGFVLGLVGLVFSPVPFIGVVAWPLVILGAVFSAIGLFRALNGKATNKALSIAGLVLSVLGLAVCVIWAVAFKQAVDEVDAEINRVAKVHYEVTGDAKDVDILYGEILEPVSETAPELPWEKDVENKGVFKGGTLSVTTGEAGGSVTCVITVDGTEVDTKTASGPFATADCLGE
- a CDS encoding sensor histidine kinase; amino-acid sequence: MKRRARDVLSTVIAVAASLVSSMYVAGAEDYVPGTGVVAFTWWSGLSLLTAAGAAVLLCWRHTLPEIVTAVAVAPPLLLGADSLAALIALAALAASRRDWVLWVGGVLVFTATALAVGRDLGRHPDVTIAGELADLDGTNGTLVWTVVLAAVLTAVALLTGATRGVRGDLRRKEAEEQRLRAEMTRRAERTRIAREMHDVLGHRLSLLSLQAGALEVGGHADPEKAAETARTVRGTARQSLEDLRQVIGVLRDGKGFAEREGDREPAERALPGLADIPELVANSRRSGLTINVTVLIDV
- a CDS encoding IS481 family transposase; translation: MAHANAALTPRHRLRLARLIVEEGWPPSRAAEFFHVSWRTAAKWAQRYREEGLAGMVDRSSARRTQAAKTPQPAVRKIVHLRWKQRLGPVQIGSKLGMPASTVHAVLVRCGLNRLSHIDRVTGEPARRYERSRPGELIHVDVTKFGNVPDGGGWRFVGVQQGYRNSAATSRRTGRHGGNYRPAVGTCFVHTVIDDYSRVAYAECHNDETAATAAAVLHRAVAWFADRGIIVERVLSDNGSAYKSFLWRDTCQELGITMKKTRPYRPQTNGKIERLHRTMSDGWAYKKLYSSEDARRNALAGWLHQYNHHRPHSALSGRPPITRLDNLPGHHN